From the genome of Fusarium fujikuroi IMI 58289 draft genome, chromosome FFUJ_chr06:
TGTTGGCGAGTCTTCGTAGCAGTTCGCGCGCCTTCTCGTCCGTCTTTTCGTATTCCTCCTGTCCAACCTTTCCCTCCTCGATGAGCTGCTCATTGTTTTGCGCAAAGTATTCTCGGTTGATATCGGACTGCGGGCCGGGCGCGACCATCTTTAGGGCAGCATCGCGTACGACGATGGGGAGACCGAAGGAAAGATCGAGCATGCAGCACTGGCAGCAGTTCTTGAGTCGCGCGCAAGTCAAGCAAATGTTTGTTCGCTTCTTACGGCCGTTGGCGCGAGTACCACTCCAGGCAAATACGGTGAAAGGTCTGGTACACTATTCAGATATATGTTAGCATTGTCTCTATGCGAAAATGCGGAGGAAATCGACGCGAAAGACTTACCAATTTGCATTCGGCACCATAATCTTCTTTAAGCATTTTGACATAAGGATTATCAGGTAGGCACGTCTCGCAGACGGAGGGGAAGTCGGTGGTCTCCCATCCTGATCGGTTGAGATCCTGCTTGATCTGAGGCGGCATCGTGAGTAGATAGAGAGTAATGGTTTTGCACAGAGAAAAGCTTCTAGTTGACTGTGATGACTTTTGGAGTTGAGGCGCGGAAATTCGGTCATCCGCCACCTTATGTAATACAAAATATGGCCTCAGACTCCAAACCTAAAACCGGAGTTGGCCGTCATTGGGCAGAGGGGCTATagtcttatcgataagcctCGGTAATAACATCTCCTGGTCATCTCGGACAGATAGATGTAAGTGCCCAATCGTGACTGGATCATTTAGTTTGGAAGATTTGCACGAGACAGATCGATAATCTGATGGCTTCGTCATAAAATCTATTTTCCGCAATTCTCTCACTTTAAGTTTTGGAAAAGTCATCTGCTGTTAGTAGATCTGGGGGCTTCTCATGACATGAGGTGGACATGAATGGTTCGATACGAAAACGAAAATTCTCTATTTGGCAATTCAAAAGTTGGAGAAGTCCCAAACATGATGCAGCATTGTAGGCAATATGATAGACTAGCCATCATCATGACGGAACCTGTCCGGCTACAGCCTTCACTCAATTGTTTAGTTGGTTGTCATGACTTGGACTGTTATCTTGTTGTAAGAGACAATGTTCTCGTAGACGCTTTCGTATTCGTATCATTTCTCGCAAATTGAGCCTCCGGATACCTCTACCTAGCATCCATCAATTAGCTGCTGCGCTCTCACCGCCATACAATTACGAATTGTGGCGAAAGGAGATATAACTACAAGGATAATTTGGTCAATTAATGCAATAGCAAATCAAACCTTTTCCAAAGAAATCAACAACTCGTTCAAGTCCTTGTCTTTCACATGAAGGCCAGAGTCATGGAGAGTCAACTTAGCATCCATAAATTAGGTACTTCGGGTCGTAAACTATCGGGTCGCCTAGACCAAGAACCCGGCCCCCTAGACCCCCAAGCGATAGACAGGGGAACCAATGCAGTTCAGGTTTAGCGTACTGTTACTTCTCAATTCGCAATTGAGATTGGATGCCCATAGACGGGATGGCTTGTGCAGTTCAGGGGAGGGCCCTGAAATTTGTTTGTTGCGACAGGTCGTCCCTCTGCGTAAACTTCAGCCATTAAAACCAACCCACTCCCTTTAGATTTCTGCTTTTCAATCGATCCTTAATTCGCCTGctgtccttctcttctttgcaTTGACTTCGATTCTCTTCCAACCTTAACCTTCACCTTCAACACTATACACCATATTCAACATGGTTGCCTCATCTACCGCCTCCAACCTCGAGCGCGAGGATCACCAGCGCGATGCCGACTTCAACAAGGCCATGCACGGCTCCTCTGCCCAGGCCCGAGGTGGTGTTGCTGCCATGTTCCGAAAGGGCGGTTCTGCTAAGCAGGCTGCTGTCGACGAGTACTTCAAGCACTGGGACAACAAGCGCGCTGAGGACGAGACTCCTGAGGAGCGAGCTGTATGATCCCTTGATATGCCCCGCCATGAACAAATAGGAGGAACTAACATAGCGGTCAGGCCCGTACTGCCGAATACGCCACTTTGACTCGACAGTAAGTGATCTGATTATTGTCTCTGTTTCTCCGTGGCCATTTGGTCCATGTCTTGGAATGTCTCCTTTTGGACCGGCGACTGACTTTGGGTTCACAGCTACTACAACCTTGCTACCGATCTCTACGAGTATGGCTGGGGCCAGTCTTTCCACTTCTGCCGATTCTCCCAGGGCGAGCCCTTTTACCAGGCCATTGCCCGCCATGAGCACTACCTTGCTCACCAGATCGGCATCAAGGAGGGCATGAAGGTTCTCGACGTTGGTTGCGGTGTTGGTGGTCCCGCTCGCGAGATCGCCAAGTTCACTGGCGCCCACATTACTGGTCTTAACAACAACGACTACCAGATTGAGCGTGCTACCCATTACGCTTTCAAGGAGGGTCTGTCAGACCAGCTCAAGTTTGTCAAGGGTGACTTTATGGTTCGTACTGCCCAGCATCCTCGGGTCCCGACCCCCCAGCTAATACCCCTTTTAGCAAATGTCCTTCCCTGACAACAGCTTCGATGCCGTCTATGCCATTGAGGCTACTTGCCACGCTCCTACTCTCAAGGGCATCTACAGCGAGATCTTCCGAGTTCTCAAGCCCGGTGGTGTTTTCGGTGTGTACGAGTGGCTCATGACCGACGAGTACGACAACGATAACCTCCGCCACCGTGAGATTCGATTGGGTATCGAGCAGGGTGATGGTATCTCCAACATGTGCAAGGTCTCTGAGGGACTTGACGCCATCAAGGACTCTGGCTTCGAGATGCTCCACCACGAGGATCTTGCCATGCGCCCTGATGCCCTCCCCTGGTACTGGCCCCTGGCTGGTGAGCTCCGCTACATTCAGTCCGTTGGTGACATCTTCACCATTGTGCGCATGACCACCTGGGGACGAACCATTGCCCACGGTCTGGCTGGTCTTCTTGAGACATTCAAGCTTGCTCCTGCCGGAACCAAGAAGACTGCTGACAGTCTGGCTCTCGCTGCCGACTGCCTGGTCGCAGGTGGTCGCGATCACCTCTTCACCCCCATGTACCTCATGGTGGCTCGCAAGCCTTCTGCGTAAAGCAACAGGCTGATGACAACAAAATTCCAAAACAAAAACATCTTATGAAGATCAAAATGGGCATTCAAATCATGCTGGCTGACGATGCATACATATATGAAGTGGCCGGCCTCAAGATATAGAGGATCCAGAAGGCAGAGGAGTTTGGGGACAATACTGGCTTATAATTGTAATATACATACCATACAATTTCAAATTTCTTGTCAATGATAGCCTGATCGGCCATGATACAACATTAATTGAATCATATCAACATTCGGTACTGAAGTGATCTCTTATTAGCGGTTTCTTGTTTCTCCGGCACCGCCATCTGACTGTATTCAAGCAGATAAAGCACTCAGTTTTTATGTTTTTGGTGGAGATAAATGGTCCCCCAATGCGCCCCTGGATCCCCCAACAGACTTTCGAAATGGGTCGGACGGTTCTGTTCTGAGCTATGATAGGTGCTTCAGCGCTAGAGGCTACCCTGCGAAAACAGTGCTGCAGTGAGTGGCAGGGGTCGCATCAGAGTTGCTGTAGgcggggagcaagaagaggGATAAAGCTGCCCCGAGCTAACGGAGGCTCACTCGGGGGTTTTGGAGAGCGGGTACCCCATTAGTCACCGGAAATTGGTGAGGGCTCAGGTACCTCGCAGTTCCGGCACGATACGTACCGACTGGCCCCAAAAAAAAACTGATAGCTGGCCAGCGAAAGCGTTGTTCGGTGAAATTCCCTCTCTCAACCCGACCTGTTCcatctctcaacaccaacttcaGTTCATCACCATTTCCAATTCCCACGTCAAGTCGACGACCAGGGAATTAAGAGAAGCCTGTCCACTGCAGCTTCTTGTCTTTCAAGTTCTGTTCTCTCTTCCCCGTCGACCCTCCGACCTCGTCCTCTCCGACTCCACGGTCAATTGACTTGTTCAACAAACCACCGCACATCATGTCTCGCATTCTCCGACCCGCAGCTCGCCTAGCTGCTTCGACCCGGGCTCTTCGCGCTCCCGCTGCCCCTTCGTTCGCCCAGTCTGCCGCCGCTCGTGCTGCTCTTGCTCGACCTGTTGTCTTTGGAACCGCCCAGACCCGATCCTACGCCGACGGCCAGAGCTCCGGTGTCAAGGAGGTCACTGTCCGAGATGCGCTCAACGAGGCTCTcgctgaggagcttgagcagAACGAGAAGGTCTTCATTCTCGGTGAGGAGGTTGCTCAGTACAACGGTGCCTACAAGGTGACCAAGGGTCTTCTCGACCGCTTCGGTGAGAAGCGTGTCATTGATACTCCCATTACTGAGTCTGGTTTCTGTggtcttgctgttggtgctgcCCTCAGTGGTCTTCACCCCGTCGTAAGTATCTCAGCTTCCGCATTGTGATTGCCCGAGACTCTAACCACTGTGCTTCACCAATCTAGTGTGAGTTCATGACCTTCAACTTCGCCATGCAGGCCATCGATCAGATCATCAACTCTGCTGCCAAGACCCTCTACATGTCTGGTGGTATCCAGCCTTGCAACATCACCTTCCGTGGCCCCAACGGCTTCGCTGCTGGTGTCGGCGCTCAGCACTCTCAGGACTACTCCGCCTGGTACGGCAGCATCCCCGGTCTCAAGGTTGTCTCTCCCTGGAACTCCGAGGATGCCAAGGGTCTCCTGAAGGCCGCCATCCGTGACCCCAACCCCGTCGTTGTTCTCGAGAACGAGTTGATGTACGGACAGAGCTTCCCCATGTCTGAGGCTGCCCAGAAGGACGACTTTGTCATTCCCTtcggcaaggccaagattgagCGATCCGGCAAGGATCTGACCATTGTCTCCCTCGGCCGCACTGTTGGCCAGTCTCTTGTTGCCGCCGAgaacctcaagaagaagtacggtgttgaggctgaggttaTCAACCTGCGATCCGTCAAGCCTCTCGATGTTGAGACCATCATTCAGTCCGTCAAGAAGACTGGTCGTCTCCTGTCCGTCGAGTCTGGCTACCCTGCCTTCGGTGTCGGATCTGAGATCCTTGCCTTGACAATGGAGTACGGCTTCGACTACCTCGATGCCCCTGCTGCCCGTGTCACCGGTGCTGAGGTCCCTACCCCTTATGCCCAGAAGCTCGAGGAGATGTCCTTCCCCACCGAGCAGCTGATTGAGGACTACGCTGCCAAGGTCCTCCGTCTgtaaaaaaaagagaaatggaGGTTGAGAGAGAAATATAGTTTACCTGCTCGAGCACGTCAGGTCGACGCCCATGCCTACGTATCGTGTATGACAGAGCTTGCTTCATGCTACCCATCGTGGCATATGAATTGCGATGCGGATGAGAATCTGGTCCAATTGGCGTATTTGATGGACACTTTTTTGATAGACGTgcggaagggaagggaaatGTAATTTTACCGCGTGTTGCCATGTATAGTCAGGGCATAGCATCCGTCTTATTA
Proteins encoded in this window:
- a CDS encoding putative delta(24)-sterol C-methyltransferase, whose protein sequence is MVASSTASNLEREDHQRDADFNKAMHGSSAQARGGVAAMFRKGGSAKQAAVDEYFKHWDNKRAEDETPEERAARTAEYATLTRHYYNLATDLYEYGWGQSFHFCRFSQGEPFYQAIARHEHYLAHQIGIKEGMKVLDVGCGVGGPAREIAKFTGAHITGLNNNDYQIERATHYAFKEGLSDQLKFVKGDFMQMSFPDNSFDAVYAIEATCHAPTLKGIYSEIFRVLKPGGVFGVYEWLMTDEYDNDNLRHREIRLGIEQGDGISNMCKVSEGLDAIKDSGFEMLHHEDLAMRPDALPWYWPLAGELRYIQSVGDIFTIVRMTTWGRTIAHGLAGLLETFKLAPAGTKKTADSLALAADCLVAGGRDHLFTPMYLMVARKPSA
- a CDS encoding probable pyruvate dehydrogenase (lipoamide) beta chain precursor (PDB1), with protein sequence MSRILRPAARLAASTRALRAPAAPSFAQSAAARAALARPVVFGTAQTRSYADGQSSGVKEVTVRDALNEALAEELEQNEKVFILGEEVAQYNGAYKVTKGLLDRFGEKRVIDTPITESGFCGLAVGAALSGLHPVCEFMTFNFAMQAIDQIINSAAKTLYMSGGIQPCNITFRGPNGFAAGVGAQHSQDYSAWYGSIPGLKVVSPWNSEDAKGLLKAAIRDPNPVVVLENELMYGQSFPMSEAAQKDDFVIPFGKAKIERSGKDLTIVSLGRTVGQSLVAAENLKKKYGVEAEVINLRSVKPLDVETIIQSVKKTGRLLSVESGYPAFGVGSEILALTMEYGFDYLDAPAARVTGAEVPTPYAQKLEEMSFPTEQLIEDYAAKVLRL